A stretch of the Sinorhizobium alkalisoli genome encodes the following:
- a CDS encoding RkpR, polysaccharide export protein: protein MAASKDAAANKPGPAEAAKPTPAKAEAKSKGIEVLEGLLGRESAPVIPLPGRGKIETKKKKGFLPGWLKKLRWRHAIIGGTFLGLVAVPATLASLYMAFIAADQYHSTTSFAVRSIEGGGATDILGMFTQASSGSTVSDSYILMDYILSERMVAAADRKFKLENVYATRGLDYFYGIGSGLPIEDKLAYWRDVVNVNFDHASGIMQVTVKAFDPKQSQEIAQFIVDQSDSLVNSLSLSARNDVLRAAQDEVLAGEARLAKSRAALRDYRDKSQEISPEEGAKLAVQLIGGLEAELTRLNADLATAKSQMSEDTPRIRVLKTRIESLEQQLLIERQRLGTGETSAANDPNAPDVAGRIAEFEELETEREFAERAYTAALSSLEKARIEANNRQRYLALFIEPTLSEMAQYPARLLNALLVILGLLFVWGIGVMSYYNIRDRA, encoded by the coding sequence ATGGCGGCGAGCAAAGACGCGGCAGCGAACAAGCCGGGACCAGCCGAGGCCGCCAAACCCACCCCCGCAAAAGCCGAAGCGAAGAGCAAGGGCATCGAAGTGCTCGAAGGTCTGCTCGGCAGGGAAAGCGCGCCTGTCATTCCGCTGCCGGGGCGCGGCAAGATCGAGACGAAGAAGAAAAAGGGCTTTCTGCCCGGCTGGCTGAAGAAGCTGCGCTGGCGCCACGCGATCATCGGCGGCACCTTTCTCGGCCTCGTCGCCGTTCCGGCGACACTTGCCTCGCTCTACATGGCCTTCATCGCCGCCGACCAGTATCACAGCACCACATCCTTTGCAGTACGCAGCATCGAAGGCGGCGGCGCGACCGATATCCTCGGCATGTTCACTCAGGCTTCCAGCGGCAGCACGGTCTCAGACAGCTATATCCTGATGGACTATATCCTCAGCGAACGCATGGTTGCCGCCGCCGACCGCAAGTTCAAGCTGGAGAATGTCTACGCCACCCGCGGGCTCGATTATTTCTACGGCATCGGCTCCGGCCTGCCGATCGAGGACAAGCTCGCCTATTGGCGAGATGTGGTGAACGTCAATTTCGACCACGCCTCCGGCATCATGCAGGTGACGGTGAAGGCTTTCGATCCGAAGCAATCGCAGGAAATCGCGCAATTCATCGTCGACCAGAGCGACAGCCTTGTGAACAGCCTCTCGCTTTCGGCGCGAAACGACGTGCTGCGTGCCGCGCAAGACGAGGTGCTGGCGGGCGAAGCGCGGCTTGCCAAGTCGCGCGCGGCGCTCCGCGACTATCGCGACAAGTCACAGGAAATCAGCCCCGAGGAAGGCGCAAAACTCGCCGTGCAGCTGATCGGCGGCCTTGAGGCGGAACTGACAAGGCTCAACGCCGACCTCGCCACCGCCAAGAGCCAGATGAGTGAAGACACACCGCGCATCCGCGTGCTCAAGACCCGCATCGAGAGCCTCGAACAGCAGCTCTTGATCGAGCGCCAGCGCCTCGGCACCGGCGAAACGTCCGCCGCGAACGACCCCAACGCCCCGGACGTCGCCGGCCGCATCGCCGAGTTCGAGGAGCTCGAAACCGAGCGCGAATTCGCCGAACGCGCCTATACGGCCGCGCTAAGCTCGCTGGAGAAGGCCCGGATCGAGGCGAACAATCGCCAGCGTTACCTTGCGCTCTTCATCGAGCCGACGCTTTCGGAAATGGCGCAGTATCCGGCGCGGCTGCTGAACGCGCTCCTCGTGATCCTTGGCCTGCTGTTTGTCTGGGGGATCGGCGTGATGAGCTATTATAATATCCGAGATCGGGCGTAA
- a CDS encoding ABC transporter ATP-binding protein, producing MIRFEQATKYARTKGIKKPIIEDASLTLNRGKSVGLLGRNGAGKSTLLRLIAGAIKLDGGRIIRRGKISWPLGFAGSFQNSMTGEQNVRFVARIYGVDTEELAAYVEDFAELGPFYKAPVGTYSSGMKARLAFGLSMGVNFDYYLVDEITAVGDSNFKKKCQAVFQTKLQDSDVIMVSHSTGTIRDYCDCGVVLEKGKLTYYEDVEDAIRAHDRNMKGN from the coding sequence ATGATCCGGTTCGAGCAGGCGACGAAATATGCCCGCACCAAGGGCATCAAGAAACCGATCATCGAAGACGCCTCCTTGACCCTCAACCGCGGCAAGAGCGTCGGCCTGCTCGGCCGCAACGGCGCCGGCAAATCGACGTTGCTGCGGCTCATCGCCGGCGCGATCAAGCTCGACGGCGGCCGAATCATCCGCCGTGGCAAGATCTCCTGGCCGCTCGGCTTTGCCGGTAGCTTTCAAAACTCGATGACCGGCGAACAGAATGTGCGCTTCGTCGCCCGCATCTACGGCGTCGATACGGAGGAACTTGCGGCCTATGTCGAGGATTTTGCCGAGCTCGGCCCCTTCTACAAGGCGCCGGTCGGCACTTATTCCTCCGGCATGAAGGCGCGGCTTGCCTTCGGCTTGAGCATGGGCGTCAACTTCGATTACTATCTCGTCGATGAAATCACCGCCGTTGGTGACTCAAATTTTAAGAAAAAGTGTCAGGCTGTCTTTCAAACCAAGCTCCAGGATTCCGATGTGATCATGGTTTCGCACAGCACCGGCACGATCCGCGACTATTGCGACTGCGGCGTCGTGCTGGAAAAGGGCAAGCTGACTTATTATGAAGATGTCGAGGACGCGATCCGCGCGCACGACAGAAACATGAAGGGAAATTGA
- a CDS encoding glycosyltransferase family 4 protein, with amino-acid sequence MRLLMFCENANQVHLCDNLVSSEFFPSHVEPEVLILDWDRETVAWVVGTIGRTGWEVSVTNIFDAVAPVLRKAVTSAKNAKDRKSALVDMGFEYLKQYFGRADVLLVQFNDASLRGSSLAAVCRNTGLRRLLLQDGFLNFVSKTSNLAGTDQNYQWGATHPEFVAVWGEAMKDALIQRHNSNPGTIMITGPAKPEIAVPGIVEHGAKPDGGRIRVLWADQAILDQKKADKSAWLNEFADIANYLSEFDTSLRLHPSTKETSRIDLEASVGDKFSVLLTGSPKIGEDELHTYDVVVTYYSTVFLDCLANNIPCVIYKTRSVDIELPHIDHPLLMYCNKAQEIPEAVRRAAQVKAHGATPPDIFRYIRQADGITGIAKLLAEALPLSKQDKAAVIQPIVRDIEIYSNVRRLLGKRVLVVGGSFGNHIGVGKPIKVFVEYLRGLDLEIDFHLATAGDGENLLKKISEASLVLINSFDVVRILKERELADAVKICELRSTPIVFYCHETLFVYRRLLSEVGGKVDAFVKNVLPKTHALAVSDRQADWLGSLGCKSVRTVYNSIGSKFIPVETGKNIEGRPVILMVGTQQRRKGVELFSHVADIAAERGLGWRFVWLGAYTKAADGCYKSDAVDWVGHVSSEEVRQWLAKSSAFFLSSIDDPLPLGVGEALMSGIPSLVYVDTGFSDFITLHQAGEVFNIYEPHVALEKLRTIIDRRTEYKISPDLVRDIVGVEAFGKRMLVALGEILASAAPEYTYSKRASGPVALHRVMNGNGDGNGKSRKQGLKWKILYGLEDNLPAFVVKPGEKMLKKLGVI; translated from the coding sequence ATGCGGCTACTCATGTTTTGCGAGAATGCAAATCAGGTTCATCTTTGCGACAATCTGGTTTCGTCGGAATTTTTTCCTTCACACGTAGAGCCAGAGGTCCTTATTCTCGATTGGGACAGAGAGACGGTTGCATGGGTAGTGGGGACAATTGGCCGCACCGGCTGGGAGGTATCGGTCACCAACATCTTTGACGCGGTCGCTCCCGTCCTGCGAAAGGCAGTCACATCAGCTAAAAACGCGAAAGACCGGAAGTCCGCCTTGGTGGACATGGGGTTCGAGTATCTGAAGCAATATTTTGGGCGCGCGGATGTTCTGTTGGTTCAGTTCAATGACGCGAGCTTGCGAGGTAGTTCCTTAGCGGCAGTATGCCGGAACACAGGACTGCGTCGCCTACTCCTTCAGGATGGTTTTCTCAATTTCGTGAGCAAGACATCAAATCTCGCTGGCACGGATCAGAACTACCAGTGGGGAGCAACCCACCCGGAATTCGTTGCGGTCTGGGGCGAGGCTATGAAAGATGCCTTGATCCAGCGGCACAACAGTAACCCTGGCACGATAATGATCACTGGCCCCGCTAAGCCTGAAATTGCGGTTCCAGGGATCGTGGAGCACGGTGCGAAACCCGACGGCGGGCGCATAAGAGTTCTTTGGGCCGACCAAGCCATCCTCGACCAGAAAAAGGCTGATAAGTCTGCTTGGCTAAACGAGTTTGCCGACATTGCCAATTACCTATCTGAATTTGATACGTCTCTCCGTCTCCATCCTTCAACGAAGGAGACGAGCAGAATTGATCTAGAGGCGAGCGTTGGTGATAAATTTTCGGTGTTGCTCACGGGAAGCCCCAAAATTGGGGAGGATGAATTGCACACCTACGACGTCGTCGTTACGTATTACTCGACTGTATTCCTGGACTGCTTGGCAAACAATATCCCGTGCGTGATCTACAAGACGCGGTCCGTCGACATCGAATTGCCTCACATCGATCACCCACTCCTGATGTACTGCAACAAAGCGCAAGAGATTCCCGAGGCCGTGAGGCGGGCCGCTCAAGTAAAAGCTCATGGAGCGACGCCACCAGACATATTCCGATATATCAGGCAAGCAGACGGTATAACTGGTATAGCAAAACTCCTCGCCGAAGCGCTGCCACTGTCGAAACAGGACAAGGCGGCCGTCATCCAGCCGATCGTACGAGATATCGAAATCTACTCCAATGTCCGGCGTCTACTCGGCAAGCGCGTTCTTGTTGTCGGCGGCTCGTTCGGTAACCATATTGGTGTCGGGAAGCCGATAAAGGTATTCGTCGAATACCTGCGTGGTCTCGATTTGGAGATCGATTTCCATTTGGCAACAGCCGGCGATGGTGAAAATCTTCTCAAGAAAATATCGGAAGCATCGTTGGTGTTGATCAACTCCTTCGATGTGGTTCGAATCCTGAAGGAGCGCGAGCTCGCTGATGCGGTAAAGATTTGCGAGCTTCGATCGACACCGATCGTGTTCTATTGCCACGAGACTCTTTTCGTTTACCGCCGACTGCTCTCGGAGGTTGGCGGTAAAGTCGATGCCTTCGTGAAAAACGTCCTGCCGAAGACACACGCACTCGCCGTCAGTGATCGACAGGCTGATTGGCTTGGTTCCCTTGGGTGCAAGAGCGTGCGCACGGTTTACAACAGCATCGGATCGAAATTCATTCCGGTAGAAACCGGCAAGAATATTGAAGGGCGGCCCGTCATTCTGATGGTCGGCACCCAGCAAAGACGGAAAGGCGTTGAACTGTTCTCGCACGTGGCAGACATCGCCGCTGAGCGCGGGCTGGGATGGAGGTTCGTCTGGCTCGGCGCTTACACCAAGGCGGCAGATGGTTGCTACAAATCGGATGCTGTAGATTGGGTTGGTCATGTTAGCTCTGAGGAAGTCCGTCAGTGGCTGGCGAAGTCCAGCGCATTCTTCCTGAGCTCAATCGACGATCCACTTCCTCTCGGGGTGGGTGAAGCTTTGATGAGTGGCATCCCCAGTTTGGTCTATGTGGATACAGGTTTCTCGGACTTCATCACCCTCCACCAGGCGGGCGAAGTGTTCAATATTTACGAGCCGCATGTGGCTCTGGAGAAGCTGAGAACGATAATAGATCGTCGCACCGAATACAAAATAAGTCCTGACTTGGTGCGCGATATCGTTGGTGTGGAGGCATTCGGAAAACGGATGCTTGTAGCGCTCGGGGAAATTCTCGCATCTGCTGCTCCGGAGTATACTTACAGCAAGCGGGCTTCTGGGCCAGTGGCGCTGCACCGGGTGATGAACGGCAATGGGGACGGGAACGGTAAGTCACGTAAGCAGGGCCTGAAATGGAAGATCCTGTATGGACTTGAGGATAACTTGCCTGCGTTTGTGGTCAAACCGGGTGAGAAGATGCTTAAGAAACTAGGAGTTATTTAG
- a CDS encoding ABC transporter permease: protein MSYLSTHIRVVGALLVREMATRFGAKPGGYIWALLDPAAHIFLLTLVFGAIARSPALGTSFALFFATGYIAFQFYQAMSSYLNSAVRANRALLSYPNVAPIDTVVARFILQLGTTSLVAVIVLGAIIATMRVETSLHWPLILEAVAMACVFGLGVAMVNCVLFLKYPLYEQVFGIVNRPLFLISGVFFLPDSIPAPYRDLVLINPLVHIIMSFRKGFYPEYRAIGLDMNYLYGIAFLTLFAGMLVFTLSRKTLRNE, encoded by the coding sequence GTGAGCTATCTCTCCACCCATATCCGCGTCGTCGGCGCGCTGCTCGTCCGGGAAATGGCGACGCGCTTCGGCGCAAAGCCGGGCGGCTACATCTGGGCGCTGCTTGACCCTGCCGCGCATATCTTCTTGTTGACGCTGGTCTTCGGGGCGATCGCCCGATCGCCGGCGCTCGGCACCAGTTTCGCGCTGTTCTTCGCTACCGGCTATATCGCCTTCCAATTCTACCAGGCGATGAGCAGCTATTTGAACAGCGCGGTGCGCGCCAATCGGGCCTTGCTCAGCTACCCGAATGTCGCGCCGATCGATACGGTCGTGGCGCGCTTCATACTGCAGCTCGGCACCACGTCACTCGTCGCCGTGATCGTGCTCGGCGCCATCATCGCTACCATGCGGGTCGAGACCAGCCTTCATTGGCCGCTGATCCTGGAGGCCGTTGCGATGGCCTGCGTCTTCGGATTGGGCGTCGCAATGGTCAATTGCGTGCTATTCCTCAAATATCCGCTCTACGAGCAGGTGTTCGGCATCGTCAACCGGCCGCTCTTCCTGATTTCCGGCGTCTTCTTCCTGCCGGATTCGATCCCGGCGCCCTATCGCGATCTCGTGCTGATCAATCCGCTCGTCCATATCATCATGAGCTTCCGCAAGGGCTTCTATCCGGAATACCGCGCCATCGGCCTGGACATGAACTATCTTTACGGAATCGCATTTCTGACACTCTTTGCCGGGATGCTGGTCTTCACCCTCTCCAGAAAAACGCTGAGAAACGAATGA
- a CDS encoding DUF6716 putative glycosyltransferase — protein sequence MRVLALASYDSFLNVAGLIAPYFERAGCTVEFALVAARRKKQISDTQLQRQGFASKIRWIDIEDFCRSGEIAGYDIVLSCLEGLSTRRLMHHLIQLGSGRPLVVSAYPGLVLRHAYDGFSMRTGSDLLWLNCEADAEAYRSMCAAFGLDGGNARVFGVGALLESVTREPSAESGPVVFFEQAVIPRYHDEREFLAEQLVLLAKRFPQTQFAVKPRTMGKDAALHRSWHPIEPLIKASAVRLGGWPGNLSLTSEKASVLLSKASHCLTVCSTVAAEAIHAGVPTAIIGDFGAHDDYGLQYFYGSGLIRTFAELDFPLEGKPDAGWQARFIGDPNRTVEEMATESVRLARLERRPMTEKPLRAEMSPELRAYLTRGAGPSSVLSRAYQARKKQTRWLRIPALPLVPRVTSAIAALLRGKG from the coding sequence ATGCGCGTACTGGCGCTCGCCTCCTATGATTCCTTTCTCAATGTCGCCGGACTGATTGCGCCGTATTTTGAGCGAGCCGGCTGTACGGTCGAGTTCGCGCTTGTGGCCGCACGGCGCAAGAAGCAGATCAGCGACACGCAACTGCAACGACAAGGCTTCGCTTCGAAGATTCGCTGGATCGATATCGAGGATTTCTGCAGATCAGGCGAGATCGCTGGTTACGACATCGTGCTTTCCTGCCTTGAGGGCCTGTCCACCCGCCGCCTGATGCATCACCTGATCCAGCTCGGCAGCGGGCGCCCACTGGTGGTATCCGCCTATCCCGGGCTCGTCCTGCGCCATGCCTATGACGGCTTTTCCATGCGAACCGGCAGCGACCTGCTCTGGCTGAACTGCGAGGCAGATGCCGAGGCATACCGCTCCATGTGCGCCGCCTTCGGTCTGGATGGAGGCAATGCGCGCGTCTTCGGCGTTGGCGCCCTATTGGAGTCTGTGACGCGCGAGCCGTCCGCCGAATCAGGGCCCGTCGTTTTCTTCGAGCAGGCGGTAATCCCGCGCTACCACGACGAGCGCGAGTTCCTGGCCGAACAATTGGTCCTCCTCGCGAAGCGTTTCCCGCAAACCCAGTTTGCCGTGAAGCCGCGCACCATGGGCAAAGATGCGGCTCTGCATCGCTCCTGGCACCCGATCGAACCGCTGATCAAGGCGTCGGCAGTGCGGCTGGGTGGCTGGCCCGGCAATCTGAGTCTCACCTCTGAAAAGGCGTCGGTGCTCCTTTCGAAGGCTTCGCACTGCCTGACTGTCTGCTCAACCGTCGCCGCCGAGGCGATCCATGCCGGCGTCCCGACAGCGATCATCGGCGACTTCGGCGCGCACGATGACTATGGGCTCCAATATTTTTATGGCTCCGGACTGATCCGGACTTTTGCCGAACTCGATTTTCCGCTTGAGGGAAAACCGGACGCAGGCTGGCAGGCGCGCTTTATCGGCGATCCAAATCGGACGGTTGAGGAAATGGCCACAGAGTCCGTACGTCTCGCGCGCCTTGAACGGCGGCCGATGACTGAGAAGCCGTTGCGGGCTGAAATGTCGCCGGAGCTGCGGGCGTATCTGACCCGCGGCGCTGGACCTTCCAGTGTTCTCAGCCGGGCATACCAAGCGCGGAAGAAGCAGACGCGGTGGCTCCGGATACCGGCGCTGCCATTAGTGCCGAGGGTTACCTCAGCTATAGCAGCTCTCCTTAGAGGCAAGGGCTAA